The sequence CTAGTCGACTATTAGAAATCAGTTGAAAATAGGCATAATATCTGCTATCCTTCGACTTAATCTGATCTATGGAGGGACCCCATGCGCCAATCTGGAATGCCGTCCTGTACGACCTTTATAATGAGCGAGGGAAAACCCATCCCTTTAGGGATGGGATGAAGCGAGCGTCGGACGCGGGATGGCTTCAGCCCTCTAGGAAGACCGACAATTTTCCGTATTTCTCAAGTACCATTATCATTCTTTCTTCGATCAAGTACCCATACTTCATATCTTTTTCTACAGCCAGTAACTTGATCTGCTTCAATAAATTTCGCATCAACGGTTGTGTGTAATTCAGCACGACCTTGTTTGATTCTTGCCATCATTCATCACCTCTTCCTCATCATAGCGACATTAAAGGAGGTGATCACGATGATGAGAACCTACAAATTCAAGCTGGAACCAACAAAAGAGCAAATCGAGAAGATCGAATGGACACTGGGCATGTGTCGCTGGCTCTACAACTCCATGCTTGAACAACGAAAGTTCGCCTACAAAAGACGCGGAATCACGTTGAAGTATCACAAGCAAGCAATCGAACTCCCCAAACTCAAGAAGGAGATCCCGGAGTTCAAAGAGATCCATTCTCAGGTTCTTCAAGATGCAGCTAAGCGGTTAGACAAAGCATTTCAAGCGTTTTTCCTTCGTGTAGAACGCGGAGAAAAGCCAGGATACCCTCGCTTTCAAGGCAAGAATCGATACGATAGCTTCACCTATCCTCAGGCTGGTTACAAACTGGATGGAAAGTACCTGAAGCTCTCTAAAATCGGCGATGTGAGAATCAAACTACACCGCCAGATCGAAGGAAAGATCAAGACTGCTCCATCAAGCGGAAAAATGGTAAGTACTACGCTTGCTTCTCGTGTGAGGTGGAGACGAAACCTGCAAGTACAGGTAAGCGAGTGGGCTTAGATTAAGGGGTCAAACATCTTGCTGTGACCTCTGATGGGGAATATTTCGACCACCCCAAATATCTTCGTAAATCGGAAAGAAAGTTGAAATGGCTCCAACGGATGGTTTCCCGCAGAAAGAAGGGCTCCCATCGTTAGAGAAAAGCGGCCCTGATGTTGGCCAAATGCCATGAATACATAGCCAATCAGAGAAAAGACGCCGCTCACAAAATCAGCCGATATTTGGTGGACAACTACGATCTGATTGCCTTTGAAGACTTAAATATTCGGGGAATGGTGAAAAATCACTATCTTGCCAAGAGCATTGCAGATGCAGATTGGAGGATGTTGATTCAATTCACGGCTTACAAGGCAGAGTGGGCTGGTAAGCAAGTGATGGAAGTGGATCCTCGAAACACGTCGCAAGTTTGCTCAGAGTGCGGTCGGATCGTAAAGAAGACCTTAAAAGAACGTACCCATCATTGCTCATGCGGATATGTGGCAGACAGGGATGTCAATGCCGCAAGAAAATCCTGCATCGAGCGATGGGATACGTTCCTGAGCCGAAATACGTACAATAAGAATTAAACCTTTTCTAGGCTTGGACGAAGCCTTCGTGGATGGATGTGGGTTGCCACCCCAAATGAAGCGAGAAGCCCACGGCTTTAGCCGTGTGGAGCAAGTCACGGAACCACTTCAACCCCGGCCGGAATATGCATCCTCGATTTCGGAAGCAGCACAGGCGATCTCACGGCCGAAATTGACCGTCACGGAGCGCAATTGACCGGGTTAATGCCCCGACATTCGTTTCTTGTCGTTGATGTGCACGATTTCCGCTATGATGAAACATTCGACGCCGTTTTTTCAATGCGGTGTTTCACTGGATCTCCCATCCGGAACATGTCGTTCGCAACATCCATCATAGATCATAGCTTGATATCGCACGGCCGTCTGATGATGGAATTGGGCGGAAAAGGGTTGAACCCAGTGATTTCAAAGGTAAAAAAGTCATGATTGGGACCATGGAATATATTTTGATTGATCAACATGAATGTATGAGGAGTGAACCTTCATATGAAAACAACCGATTTATGTGATCAGTTTCCAGACAAAGTCCATATTTGCGA is a genomic window of Polycladomyces subterraneus containing:
- a CDS encoding RNA-guided endonuclease InsQ/TnpB family protein → MMRTYKFKLEPTKEQIEKIEWTLGMCRWLYNSMLEQRKFAYKRRGITLKYHKQAIELPKLKKEIPEFKEIHSQVLQDAAKRLDKAFQAFFLRVERGEKPGYPRFQGKNRYDSFTYPQAGYKLDGKYLKLSKIGDVRIKLHRQIEGKIKTAPSSGKMVSTTLASRVRWRRNLQVQVSEWA
- a CDS encoding RNA-guided endonuclease InsQ/TnpB family protein, yielding MLAKCHEYIANQRKDAAHKISRYLVDNYDLIAFEDLNIRGMVKNHYLAKSIADADWRMLIQFTAYKAEWAGKQVMEVDPRNTSQVCSECGRIVKKTLKERTHHCSCGYVADRDVNAARKSCIERWDTFLSRNTYNKN